A part of Fibrobacter sp. UWB15 genomic DNA contains:
- the ettA gene encoding energy-dependent translational throttle protein EttA yields MAEQNKAEKFVFYMYKMTKSYPPNKEVLKDISLSFYYGAKIGIIGQNGAGKSTLLRIMAGIDKEFQGEAWIEPGRTAGYLPQEPQLDPNLTVKENVMQAVAKKQAILDRFNEISMKFAEPMEDDEMNKLLDEQAKLQDIIDAQDLWSLDRNIEIAMDALRCPPGDWPVTNLSGGEKRRVALCRLLLEEPDLLLLDEPTNHLDAETVAWLERHLREYKGSVILVTHDRYFLDNVTNWILEIDRGRGIPWEGNYAQWLDQKLERMKNEEKGESDRQKRLAREQEWVKQSPKARQAKSKARLKAYEELLAEDSKEQIKVAQIHIANGKRLGDVVIQAEHLQKAFGEKVLFDDLNFSLPRSGIVGIIGPNGAGKTTLFKMIMGQEKPDGGTLKIGETVEIISMEQGRESLDDSKTVWESITGGNDEILVGDRKMNGRAYCGLFNFTGAAQQKKLSQLSGGERNRVLMAKNLQKPGNVLFLDEPTNDLDIETLQALEQAILKFAGCAVIISHDRWFLDRIATHILAYEGDSKVVWFEGNWSEYEADRRKRLGEDADNPKPIKYKTLTRQ; encoded by the coding sequence ATGGCCGAACAGAATAAAGCAGAAAAATTCGTTTTCTACATGTACAAGATGACCAAGTCCTATCCGCCTAACAAGGAGGTGCTGAAGGACATTTCTTTGAGTTTCTACTATGGCGCAAAGATTGGTATCATCGGCCAGAACGGTGCCGGTAAGTCGACGCTGTTGCGCATTATGGCGGGCATCGACAAGGAATTCCAGGGCGAAGCGTGGATTGAACCGGGCCGCACCGCGGGCTACCTGCCGCAGGAACCGCAGCTGGACCCGAACTTGACCGTCAAGGAAAACGTGATGCAGGCTGTTGCCAAGAAGCAGGCGATTCTTGACCGCTTCAACGAAATCTCTATGAAGTTTGCTGAACCGATGGAAGACGACGAGATGAACAAGCTCCTCGACGAACAGGCGAAGCTACAGGACATCATCGACGCGCAGGACCTGTGGAGCCTCGACCGCAATATCGAAATTGCAATGGATGCACTCCGCTGCCCGCCGGGCGACTGGCCGGTGACGAACCTCTCCGGCGGTGAAAAGCGCCGTGTGGCTCTCTGCCGCTTGCTTCTCGAAGAACCGGATTTGTTGCTCCTTGACGAACCGACGAACCACTTGGATGCCGAAACGGTTGCATGGCTCGAACGCCACCTCCGTGAATACAAGGGCTCCGTGATTTTAGTGACGCATGACCGTTACTTCCTTGACAACGTAACGAACTGGATTTTGGAAATTGACCGCGGTCGCGGCATTCCTTGGGAAGGCAATTACGCCCAGTGGCTTGACCAGAAACTTGAACGCATGAAGAACGAAGAAAAGGGTGAATCTGACCGTCAGAAGCGCCTCGCTCGTGAACAGGAATGGGTCAAGCAGAGTCCGAAGGCTCGCCAGGCAAAGAGCAAGGCTCGTCTCAAGGCTTACGAAGAACTCTTGGCCGAAGATTCCAAGGAACAGATCAAGGTGGCTCAGATTCACATTGCAAATGGCAAGCGCTTGGGCGATGTCGTTATCCAGGCGGAACATTTGCAGAAGGCCTTTGGCGAAAAGGTGCTGTTCGATGATTTGAACTTCAGCTTGCCGCGCTCGGGCATCGTGGGTATCATTGGTCCGAACGGTGCTGGTAAGACAACTTTGTTCAAGATGATTATGGGCCAGGAAAAGCCGGATGGCGGTACGCTCAAGATTGGTGAAACTGTCGAAATCATCAGTATGGAACAGGGCCGCGAAAGCTTGGACGATTCCAAAACGGTTTGGGAATCCATTACGGGGGGCAACGACGAAATCTTGGTGGGCGACCGCAAGATGAATGGCCGTGCTTACTGCGGTCTCTTCAACTTCACGGGTGCAGCTCAGCAGAAGAAGCTCTCGCAGCTCTCCGGTGGTGAACGCAACCGAGTGCTCATGGCGAAGAACCTGCAGAAACCGGGCAATGTGCTCTTCCTCGACGAACCGACCAACGACTTGGATATCGAAACGTTGCAGGCCCTGGAACAGGCAATCCTCAAGTTCGCAGGCTGTGCCGTGATTATTTCCCATGACCGCTGGTTCCTCGACCGTATCGCCACCCACATCCTCGCTTACGAAGGCGACTCCAAGGTCGTGTGGTTCGAAGGCAACTGGAGCGAATACGAAGCCGATCGCCGCAAGCGCTTGGGCGAAGACGCCGACAACCCGAAGCCCATCAAGTACAAGACGCTCACGAGACAGTAA
- the mqnE gene encoding aminofutalosine synthase MqnE, with product MARLTEAEALDLFLNAPLDELCARANAEKERRHGDSVYWVNNRQINYTNVCVLHCKFCAFSKIKKDSPTAYDWDYDTIRNKAAEAIAGGARELHIVGGLHPDHPFDYYIEMLRKLRVEFPKVNLKAFTAVEICHFAKISGQTPLQIMTTLKEAGLDALPGGGAEILVQDVRDQICPGKETGEEWLDVHRAAHKIGIPTNATMLFGHIEKPEDRIAHMKMLRDLQDEAPGFFAFIPLVYHPEHNALHKIVPNITSEEDILRTVAVARLFLDNFPHIKAYWIQMGIETAMKALHAGASDLDGTIIEEKITHAAGATVPVGMSPDRMKSLITNEGLVPVERDALYERFS from the coding sequence ATGGCACGCCTGACTGAAGCCGAAGCTCTAGATTTATTTTTAAACGCCCCGCTCGACGAACTCTGTGCCCGCGCGAATGCCGAAAAGGAGCGCAGGCATGGGGATTCCGTATATTGGGTGAACAACCGCCAGATCAACTACACCAATGTGTGCGTGTTGCACTGCAAGTTCTGCGCGTTCTCTAAAATCAAGAAGGATAGCCCCACCGCTTACGACTGGGACTACGACACCATTCGCAACAAGGCTGCCGAAGCCATTGCAGGCGGTGCCCGCGAACTGCACATTGTGGGCGGTCTACATCCGGACCATCCGTTCGATTACTACATCGAAATGTTGCGAAAATTGCGCGTGGAATTTCCGAAGGTGAACCTGAAGGCGTTTACCGCTGTGGAGATTTGCCACTTCGCGAAAATTTCGGGACAGACTCCGCTACAGATTATGACCACGCTGAAGGAAGCAGGCCTTGATGCACTGCCCGGTGGCGGTGCCGAAATCCTGGTGCAGGATGTCCGCGACCAGATATGCCCGGGCAAAGAAACTGGCGAAGAATGGCTCGACGTTCATCGCGCGGCCCATAAGATCGGAATCCCGACGAATGCGACAATGCTCTTTGGCCACATTGAAAAGCCCGAAGACCGTATCGCCCACATGAAGATGCTGCGCGACTTGCAGGACGAAGCTCCGGGCTTTTTCGCCTTCATTCCGCTGGTGTACCATCCGGAACATAATGCGCTGCATAAGATTGTCCCGAACATTACTAGCGAAGAAGACATTCTGCGCACGGTCGCCGTCGCAAGACTTTTCCTCGACAACTTCCCGCACATTAAGGCGTACTGGATTCAGATGGGAATCGAGACCGCAATGAAGGCGCTCCACGCCGGCGCGTCTGATTTGGATGGTACGATTATCGAAGAAAAGATTACGCACGCCGCCGGCGCCACGGTTCCCGTGGGCATGAGCCCCGACCGCATGAAGTCCCTGATTACAAACGAAGGGCTCGTGCCAGTGGAGCGCGATGCGCTGTACGAACGATTCTCTTAA
- a CDS encoding M23 family metallopeptidase, producing MDTTILNKLAKITRKGMFLGTMASFAMMPSAFAAECNEKTMDAFAYEDCIKAQSGVTVSNDNFGASAEASKVNNADGMAEKRVLKADEPTYRPFDRDAYLTSSFGENRGTRYHAGFDYSTQMEEGWPIYAPEDGKVVELRVSPFHYGKLMLFKGKSGKTWAFAHQSSFGKLDDQIIKKQYASKKNDVTIKTNASYKKGDTLTFSGSTGIGNPHLHLEVRLDNDRIVNPVQAGVVITDTLAPQIFGIAVWQGNHLAVTNPEAISKGCVETPVKNEFNLSMAVKIADYSREPKDNPMSIRRLTVWRYDEKIFEEILDTLRYSKMALIRDQLLWAEEADTAGDWHYVNAKLAPLSTYTIEAEDYSGNKVSKKFTFHPRCKSDKPMQLYKDQASPLFTFLSRPMLDLFRCKNGMKFTAMAGDQIIEEDMCKAFKPAPITIGRLLEIYPEMTSIHYTADARSTGDGVAADASIELHSFNQYQRSVNWSTKLGNVGVTQKLTGIPTGRDTTKKILAVTRTHTDSLDYFEFHPKGMQLGNWTVCIDNPENNQPLYWLGETTRNWFYFSKQTKGKNRCATMNEIRDIANIESTEAPTLGFPYWSDMMISGVRQPALKVPVLFKYAGIPDGNAITVQVGKKWVAAEYDSEPREIVIEGAQLPEEGTFTIKLVDEAGHKASYNVDIPEM from the coding sequence ATGGATACTACAATCTTGAACAAACTCGCTAAAATCACCCGCAAGGGAATGTTCCTGGGTACAATGGCCAGTTTCGCCATGATGCCCTCCGCATTTGCCGCCGAATGCAACGAAAAGACCATGGACGCCTTCGCTTACGAAGACTGCATCAAGGCCCAATCAGGCGTAACAGTATCTAACGACAACTTCGGTGCAAGCGCCGAAGCAAGCAAAGTCAACAACGCCGACGGCATGGCCGAAAAGAGAGTTCTTAAAGCCGACGAACCGACTTACCGCCCGTTCGACCGTGACGCTTACTTGACTTCGAGTTTTGGCGAGAACCGTGGCACGCGTTACCACGCAGGCTTTGACTATTCCACCCAGATGGAAGAAGGTTGGCCCATTTACGCCCCCGAAGACGGCAAGGTTGTAGAACTTAGAGTTTCTCCATTCCATTACGGAAAGTTGATGCTCTTCAAAGGTAAAAGCGGAAAGACCTGGGCGTTCGCTCACCAAAGCAGCTTCGGCAAGCTCGACGACCAGATTATCAAGAAGCAGTACGCCTCCAAGAAGAACGACGTCACAATCAAGACAAATGCAAGCTACAAGAAGGGCGACACGCTGACCTTCTCGGGCAGCACCGGCATTGGCAACCCGCACTTGCATTTGGAAGTTCGTTTGGACAACGATCGTATCGTGAATCCCGTGCAAGCAGGCGTCGTGATTACCGACACCTTGGCACCGCAGATTTTTGGCATTGCCGTATGGCAGGGCAACCACCTCGCCGTCACGAATCCGGAAGCCATCAGTAAGGGCTGCGTCGAAACACCGGTGAAAAACGAATTCAACTTGAGCATGGCCGTAAAGATTGCTGACTACAGCCGTGAGCCCAAGGACAATCCGATGTCTATACGCCGTCTTACCGTGTGGCGCTACGACGAAAAGATTTTTGAAGAAATTCTCGACACGCTGCGTTACAGCAAGATGGCTCTGATCCGCGACCAACTCTTGTGGGCCGAAGAAGCCGACACCGCAGGCGACTGGCACTATGTGAACGCCAAGCTTGCTCCGCTTTCGACTTACACCATCGAAGCCGAAGACTACAGCGGCAACAAGGTGAGCAAGAAGTTCACGTTCCACCCGCGTTGCAAGAGCGATAAGCCCATGCAGCTGTACAAGGACCAGGCCTCTCCGCTGTTCACGTTCCTTAGCCGCCCGATGCTAGACTTGTTCCGTTGCAAGAACGGCATGAAGTTTACCGCCATGGCCGGCGACCAGATTATTGAAGAAGACATGTGTAAGGCATTCAAGCCCGCACCGATTACGATTGGCCGCCTGCTTGAAATCTACCCCGAAATGACAAGCATCCACTACACCGCTGACGCCCGTTCTACGGGTGACGGCGTCGCCGCCGATGCAAGCATCGAACTTCACTCATTCAACCAGTACCAGAGAAGCGTGAACTGGTCTACCAAACTTGGCAACGTGGGCGTCACACAGAAGCTCACCGGCATTCCGACGGGCCGCGACACCACCAAGAAGATTTTGGCTGTCACCCGCACGCATACCGACAGCCTGGATTATTTTGAATTCCACCCGAAGGGCATGCAGCTCGGCAACTGGACCGTTTGCATCGACAATCCGGAAAACAACCAACCGCTTTACTGGCTCGGCGAAACGACCCGCAACTGGTTCTACTTTAGCAAGCAGACCAAGGGCAAGAACCGCTGCGCTACCATGAACGAAATCCGCGACATTGCCAACATCGAAAGCACCGAAGCGCCGACACTCGGATTCCCCTACTGGTCAGACATGATGATCAGCGGCGTGCGTCAGCCGGCCCTGAAGGTTCCGGTGCTGTTCAAGTATGCAGGCATTCCTGACGGCAACGCCATTACGGTGCAGGTCGGCAAGAAATGGGTTGCCGCCGAATACGATTCCGAGCCTCGCGAAATCGTGATTGAAGGTGCCCAGCTCCCCGAAGAAGGAACCTTCACCATCAAGCTCGTTGACGAAGCCGGACACAAGGCAAGCTATAACGTAGACATCCCCGAGATGTAA
- a CDS encoding peptidylprolyl isomerase produces the protein MFNQLGKPEAGETIAIMKTNHGTMKLRIFEDIVGECATNFVELAKQGKYDGAPFHRIIKDFMIQGGDFTRRNGTGGHSAKGPGTTIGDKYDPRLTHMRGALSWAKTAMPNSIGSQFFIVHGDNVHFLDHEQVGPGPADGYSVFGQLYEGFEVLDEIAGVKTDRRDAPYEDVIIESVTIEKA, from the coding sequence ATGTTCAATCAGCTTGGCAAACCCGAAGCAGGCGAAACAATCGCCATCATGAAGACCAACCACGGCACCATGAAGCTGCGCATTTTTGAAGATATCGTCGGCGAATGTGCCACGAACTTCGTTGAACTCGCCAAGCAGGGCAAGTACGACGGCGCCCCGTTCCACCGCATTATCAAGGATTTTATGATCCAGGGTGGCGACTTTACCCGCAGAAACGGTACGGGTGGTCACTCCGCCAAGGGCCCCGGCACCACGATTGGCGACAAGTACGACCCGCGCCTCACCCACATGCGCGGAGCACTCAGCTGGGCAAAGACCGCCATGCCGAACTCCATCGGTAGCCAGTTCTTCATTGTCCACGGCGACAACGTGCACTTTTTGGACCACGAACAGGTTGGCCCCGGCCCTGCTGACGGCTACTCCGTATTCGGCCAGCTTTACGAAGGCTTCGAAGTCCTCGACGAAATCGCAGGCGTCAAGACCGACCGCCGCGACGCCCCGTACGAAGACGTGATTATCGAATCCGTGACCATCGAAAAGGCCTAA
- the pyrR gene encoding bifunctional pyr operon transcriptional regulator/uracil phosphoribosyltransferase PyrR has product MKDNCKKIRELLSAQAMEFALDEMAAKLAKMHPTADDMVVLGMASRGIPLAKKICERLSQKFNKTVPMGSLDATFYRDDFHYRTHMGSSEMRITEMPASVEGKTVILVDDVLYTGRSVRAAMQAILDLGRPAAIRLCVLVDRGHRELPIAPDCVGLTVETAQDQEVRVQIEPIDKENSVYLVEVEA; this is encoded by the coding sequence ATGAAAGACAACTGTAAAAAAATCAGAGAGCTTCTATCTGCCCAGGCAATGGAATTCGCTCTCGACGAAATGGCGGCGAAACTGGCCAAAATGCACCCGACTGCCGATGACATGGTGGTGCTCGGCATGGCAAGCCGCGGAATCCCTCTCGCTAAAAAAATTTGCGAGCGCTTAAGTCAAAAGTTTAACAAGACTGTGCCGATGGGTAGCCTCGATGCGACCTTCTACCGCGACGATTTCCATTATCGCACTCACATGGGTTCAAGCGAAATGCGCATTACCGAAATGCCTGCCTCTGTCGAAGGCAAGACGGTGATTCTCGTGGATGACGTACTTTATACGGGCCGTTCGGTGCGAGCTGCCATGCAGGCGATTCTAGACCTCGGACGCCCGGCGGCCATTCGCCTTTGTGTGCTGGTGGACCGTGGTCACCGCGAACTTCCGATTGCACCCGATTGCGTAGGACTTACGGTTGAAACCGCACAAGACCAGGAAGTCCGCGTGCAGATTGAACCGATCGATAAAGAAAATTCCGTTTATCTCGTAGAGGTGGAGGCCTAA
- a CDS encoding aspartate carbamoyltransferase catalytic subunit: MGALQIKHLFGLQGVSKSDIRTILDNAKQFREILERPVKKVPSLRGLTVVNLFFENSTRTRTSFELAEKRLSADTVNFASSNSSVKKGETLVDTLRNIESMKIDIVVVRHKGTGVPKFLAEHSNAIIVNAGDGAHEHPTQSLLDMLTVEEKLGTLEGKKVAIVGDIRHSRVARSNIWGMTTMGAHVTLCGPSTLVPRNTELLQYKELAGSVSWETDVYKAVEDADAVIALRLQKERMDDALLPSMREYRNFFGITEKVLSEAKDKVILMHPGPINRGVELDSDIADGEHSVILDQVTNGVAVRMAVLFLLAGGRNNENA; the protein is encoded by the coding sequence ATGGGCGCATTGCAGATCAAGCATTTGTTCGGACTTCAGGGGGTATCCAAGTCCGATATTCGTACTATTTTGGATAACGCAAAGCAGTTCCGAGAAATTCTGGAACGTCCGGTCAAAAAGGTGCCCTCGCTCCGTGGCCTTACGGTGGTGAACCTGTTCTTCGAAAACAGCACGCGCACGCGCACGAGTTTCGAACTCGCCGAAAAGCGCCTCTCTGCCGATACGGTGAACTTCGCAAGTTCCAATTCAAGCGTCAAGAAGGGCGAAACGCTGGTTGATACGCTCCGCAACATCGAGTCGATGAAGATCGATATCGTGGTGGTCCGCCACAAGGGGACGGGTGTCCCGAAGTTCCTCGCTGAACACAGCAACGCCATTATCGTGAATGCCGGCGACGGTGCTCACGAACATCCGACGCAGTCTCTCTTGGACATGCTCACGGTCGAAGAAAAACTTGGAACGCTTGAAGGCAAGAAGGTGGCAATTGTAGGCGATATCCGCCACAGCCGCGTGGCCCGCAGTAATATCTGGGGCATGACTACTATGGGCGCTCACGTAACACTTTGCGGACCTTCCACCTTGGTGCCGCGCAATACCGAACTTCTGCAGTACAAGGAACTTGCGGGTAGCGTCTCCTGGGAAACCGATGTCTACAAGGCAGTCGAAGACGCCGACGCCGTAATCGCACTCCGCCTGCAAAAGGAACGCATGGACGACGCTCTCCTCCCGAGCATGCGCGAATACCGCAACTTCTTCGGTATCACCGAGAAGGTTCTTTCTGAAGCCAAGGATAAAGTCATCTTGATGCACCCGGGTCCGATTAACCGCGGCGTGGAACTCGATAGCGATATCGCCGATGGCGAACATTCTGTAATTCTTGACCAGGTGACTAACGGCGTTGCCGTGCGTATGGCCGTTCTCTTCCTTTTGGCTGGAGGTCGCAACAATGAAAATGCGTAA
- a CDS encoding dihydroorotase: MKMRNEMNIKNVIFKNAKVWNGNCFEARDEFALIQGKDLASEEFDCGGALVMPALFGLGVDFMEPLRDDVYTFADGLEALHRGGFSGALYESAANPIDDADKLSAMKFRVNSPDLEYNFANRFDIKFLGAYSKGFGSDSLAEMMELAEDDSVAGFGDGNEAIPSTRFIRLAMEYGKMTGKRFFFQPLDKSLRKHGCVHEGAYSDMLGMKGIPRIAETIAAHTVLEMARFLQVPVHFKQVTCGETLDLVRDARKKGIDVTCDVGLYHLLLDDSCLETLDSAYHILPPIRSAADCEALWKGVEDGTVNAISVNHTPVLGQDTEVNFEDSVPGALSLEIALPAIWKELSSRVGDARAIELLSETPAKLVGAKPAFDRDTKKMSDVVVLDPNKTHLVTKKDFAGHVSNSPLLGKTLPSSIVATFVSGALSKF, translated from the coding sequence ATGAAAATGCGTAATGAAATGAATATCAAGAATGTCATTTTCAAGAATGCAAAAGTCTGGAATGGCAACTGCTTTGAAGCCCGTGATGAATTCGCTTTGATTCAAGGGAAAGATTTAGCTTCTGAAGAATTCGATTGTGGCGGCGCCTTGGTAATGCCTGCTCTGTTTGGCTTGGGAGTCGATTTTATGGAACCGCTCCGTGACGACGTCTACACGTTTGCAGATGGTCTAGAAGCGTTACACCGCGGCGGTTTTAGCGGCGCCCTGTACGAAAGTGCTGCCAATCCGATTGATGATGCGGACAAGCTTTCGGCAATGAAGTTCCGCGTGAACTCTCCTGATTTGGAATACAATTTTGCCAACCGTTTCGATATCAAGTTCCTGGGCGCTTACAGTAAGGGCTTCGGTTCTGATAGCCTCGCCGAAATGATGGAACTTGCCGAAGACGACAGCGTTGCCGGCTTTGGTGACGGCAACGAAGCGATTCCTTCGACACGCTTTATTCGCCTTGCCATGGAATATGGCAAGATGACAGGCAAGCGTTTCTTCTTCCAGCCGCTGGACAAGTCGCTCCGTAAACATGGTTGCGTTCATGAAGGCGCCTATTCCGATATGCTCGGCATGAAGGGCATTCCGCGTATCGCAGAAACCATTGCCGCCCATACGGTGCTTGAAATGGCTCGCTTCTTGCAGGTGCCGGTGCACTTTAAGCAGGTGACTTGCGGCGAAACGCTTGACCTCGTGCGCGATGCCCGTAAAAAGGGAATCGATGTCACTTGCGATGTCGGCTTGTACCATTTGCTTTTGGATGATTCTTGCCTCGAAACTCTGGATTCTGCATACCACATTCTGCCCCCGATTCGTTCGGCAGCAGACTGCGAAGCCTTGTGGAAGGGTGTTGAAGACGGTACGGTGAATGCAATCAGCGTGAACCATACGCCGGTGCTTGGCCAGGATACCGAAGTGAACTTCGAAGATTCCGTGCCGGGAGCTCTCTCTCTTGAAATTGCTCTCCCCGCTATCTGGAAGGAACTGAGTTCCAGAGTGGGTGATGCTCGTGCCATTGAACTGTTGTCGGAAACTCCGGCAAAACTCGTCGGTGCAAAGCCTGCATTTGATAGAGACACTAAGAAGATGTCCGACGTAGTCGTTCTCGATCCGAACAAGACGCATTTAGTAACCAAGAAGGATTTTGCAGGCCACGTGAGCAATTCTCCGTTGCTTGGCAAGACTCTTCCGTCTTCGATTGTCGCAACCTTCGTCAGTGGTGCTTTGAGCAAGTTCTAG
- a CDS encoding PilZ domain-containing protein, whose protein sequence is MLQRLLQWLEGWLPEWPPKIPPDPLYLVWAALIISLVFVLIALLQARRIENRRQKEVMFGTKTFDDKVAERGFSYNEKEILDKIIRKSPFENKDAILNSSGLFEQAVSTYYDVEGINELHETDLAVVESLRLKMNFTASNPLAEIYSTRQFNVGDRIDLILENGTLIKRSDIVWRNEKEWAISYDGSDGPASSFVNRTIRIRWTRPDDAMYSTAISVKNADETNNLVLPHSFSLDKRQLRRWVREQVAFPVTAVFENGETLYGTLLDLSAGGIMIGLPQECYPGQRLRIQFELPSFGDEDVEIEILRNLGQRNQDFPNYYCLTASFRGTFGWTQERVLQYLFELSKSKKQAKN, encoded by the coding sequence ATGCTGCAGCGCCTCTTACAATGGCTAGAAGGATGGCTGCCTGAATGGCCGCCTAAGATACCGCCCGATCCGCTTTATTTGGTGTGGGCGGCGTTAATCATTTCCTTGGTCTTTGTATTGATTGCGCTGCTTCAAGCACGTCGTATCGAAAATCGTCGTCAAAAAGAGGTAATGTTCGGAACTAAGACGTTTGATGACAAGGTTGCCGAACGTGGCTTTTCTTACAACGAAAAAGAAATTTTGGATAAAATAATAAGAAAGTCGCCTTTTGAAAATAAAGACGCCATTCTGAATTCGTCGGGGCTTTTTGAACAAGCGGTATCTACGTACTACGATGTCGAAGGCATTAATGAGCTACATGAAACCGACCTTGCTGTTGTGGAATCACTTCGTCTCAAGATGAATTTTACGGCGTCGAATCCTTTGGCTGAAATTTATTCGACCAGGCAGTTCAACGTGGGCGACCGCATAGACTTGATCCTTGAAAATGGAACTTTGATCAAGCGTTCCGATATTGTTTGGCGCAACGAAAAAGAGTGGGCGATTTCTTACGATGGTAGCGACGGCCCTGCAAGTTCGTTTGTGAACCGTACTATTCGAATTCGCTGGACTCGCCCCGACGACGCCATGTATTCTACCGCCATTTCCGTTAAAAATGCTGATGAAACCAACAATCTTGTTTTGCCTCATTCGTTCTCTTTGGATAAACGCCAGTTGCGCCGCTGGGTTCGTGAACAGGTCGCTTTCCCTGTAACGGCCGTGTTCGAAAATGGTGAAACATTGTACGGGACTTTGCTCGACCTTTCTGCTGGCGGTATTATGATTGGACTGCCCCAAGAGTGCTATCCGGGGCAGCGTTTGCGCATCCAATTTGAGCTTCCGAGCTTTGGTGACGAAGACGTGGAAATTGAGATTTTGCGCAATTTAGGCCAAAGAAACCAAGATTTTCCCAATTACTATTGCCTTACAGCCTCTTTCCGTGGAACCTTCGGTTGGACCCAGGAAAGGGTGCTTCAGTACCTGTTTGAACTAAGTAAGTCAAAAAAACAGGCGAAAAACTAG
- the pilM gene encoding pilus assembly protein PilM has protein sequence MALGLISKIRGLRETVGIDVGHYSIKYVKVLHGASGNKIVLDADLERVPDGCIVNGEIQVREGDAPTDKDGKREKDGAELLAEAMAKLLIRHPIDDSCDVVASVNCGAGAGGVLVDRVSVKVPKNGNEAAIILQTAQSRPPFDDQDNVIDYEIYSREGDDVKVNVVAAKSALLDSWAQFFNRRGLKLSALDVDIFGLLNAYVATVEDVEKDKTVAIFNIGEKKMSVAFVQDGQFHSMRAMAGGSLDMVVSKTCMNLGIDSEKCHEILSKGDLSVVDGFSEAEVEAALRLAYEDLMAQIDIGIRYFSSSEDSKPLDKILLGGGGASAPGLKEFIAEHSGIETDTVNPFRLVPCDSKVFGEGGLSVALSNIYAPALGLAMRKF, from the coding sequence TTGGCTTTAGGATTGATTTCTAAAATCCGTGGCTTGCGCGAGACTGTTGGTATTGATGTTGGTCATTACAGCATCAAGTATGTCAAAGTCTTGCACGGCGCGAGCGGGAACAAGATTGTTTTAGACGCCGACTTGGAGCGTGTGCCCGATGGATGTATCGTAAATGGTGAAATCCAGGTACGCGAAGGGGATGCCCCTACCGATAAGGACGGTAAACGAGAAAAGGATGGCGCTGAACTGCTCGCCGAGGCTATGGCGAAGCTTTTAATTCGTCACCCCATCGATGACTCCTGTGATGTCGTGGCCTCCGTCAATTGCGGAGCCGGTGCCGGTGGTGTGCTGGTGGATCGCGTCTCGGTCAAGGTGCCTAAAAACGGAAATGAGGCCGCCATTATTCTTCAGACCGCCCAGTCCCGTCCGCCCTTCGATGACCAGGACAACGTGATCGACTACGAAATCTATTCTCGCGAAGGTGACGATGTCAAGGTGAACGTGGTGGCCGCAAAGAGTGCCTTGTTGGACTCTTGGGCGCAGTTCTTTAACCGTCGCGGGCTCAAACTGTCGGCGTTGGATGTCGATATTTTCGGCTTACTGAATGCTTATGTGGCAACGGTTGAAGACGTCGAAAAAGACAAGACGGTTGCTATCTTCAATATTGGCGAAAAGAAGATGAGTGTTGCCTTTGTGCAAGACGGCCAGTTCCATTCCATGCGTGCCATGGCCGGCGGCTCTTTGGATATGGTGGTCAGCAAGACTTGCATGAATTTGGGCATTGATTCTGAAAAATGTCACGAAATTTTAAGCAAGGGTGATCTGTCCGTGGTGGACGGATTCTCCGAAGCTGAAGTCGAAGCTGCGCTCCGACTGGCATACGAGGACCTGATGGCGCAGATCGATATCGGTATCCGCTACTTCTCGTCTTCGGAAGATTCCAAACCGCTCGACAAAATCTTGTTGGGTGGAGGTGGAGCCTCCGCCCCTGGTCTGAAGGAATTCATTGCGGAACATTCCGGTATCGAAACCGATACGGTGAACCCGTTCAGGCTTGTTCCTTGCGATTCTAAGGTGTTTGGCGAGGGTGGTCTCTCGGTTGCTCTCTCCAATATTTACGCCCCTGCGTTGGGCTTGGCAATGAGGAAGTTCTAA